The following nucleotide sequence is from Juglans microcarpa x Juglans regia isolate MS1-56 chromosome 6D, Jm3101_v1.0, whole genome shotgun sequence.
GGACACAAGAAATGAACATATGGTACTGTGTGATATTATTGGAAGTGATAGTGATATATggatatttatgttttaattaatgAACTTATTTAAAGTTTAGATCTCTGgtacaaataatatttagtctctgaataaaattttacttattccACTGCGACATAGACTTCTATTTATGTACACATGCACTTTCTTGTGAAAATTGCACGCCTATTTCTGATCTAAATTTGAAGTGTTGTTGATCGACTAGCACCCTTAGCACTTCGCACCATGAATTCCAGCCAGATCCTTTACTGAGGAACGGGGAGCCATACTTGACTTCAGGCGGACGACATGATGCTTTAACGGGAAATGTAGATATTTGAAGCACTTCCAATGCATACCATGGTTGATGGAAGACGAGAAGAACCCAACTGTGAGGAAGGGAAGATGGCGCAAATAAACAGAGGGGCTGGAATGAAATAAAGTGAACTTCAGTAGTGGAAAAGAAAGTacacaaaagagagagaaatgaattaaaaatgatattatatatatatatatatctatttgtgCACAGTGCACACTAGATATAAAAGTAACACTATAGCAAAATTGACAATTAGTGATGAAATATATCATCGGTTGGAAAGGCCTTTTGAGctagtttcttcaaattttacagaAGCATGAGTTTTACATAACCATTGTGAATGCTCTAATATGTTTGCCCATATAAAAAAGAGCAATATTAGGTACAAAGTTTAAATAAACAAGTCTCTCatagattttttgtaaaaaagtaaatccCACTAAaaggaatgattttttttatattttttttaatgtgaggtctatttgttttataaaaattacatatgacttgtctatttagaatttatataaattatttctctataaaaataaagttcatgACTCATGAGTCTCACTGGTTAATAAAGTATTCCCTTGTTTATCCACAGGACAATGCGTTATTggataagaaaagaaagaaaataaagccAAGTTAGCGAGGTTCGTTCCCTTTTTATCATAAATTTGGTTGCGTAGCACGTGATTTTAGGGATCAAACTCCCaagtggaagaaaaaatataaaaaaatagagtttatagaacataaatattaaatatcgataaatattataaggtattaaatatataatttggagAAGGGAATATAAAAAAGATGTAGCTTAAGCCTTAAGAAAAGATGTCCATAATCTAATGTTTGACTGTGGGGCTTTGATAGTTTTTGCTTAGATCATCGGAGACGTATTGTCGTGTGCTTTAGGGccattatgtttatttttttcattactttttattaatatttattattatataatattttatcattatttttttatcatttttcactACTATACACGGATCATCTAAGatcatctcactatttaaacgtattatttgaatattaactgttttttttataatttgagtttgttttttaagtttattttattaagtctTTTAGTCTATTTTTAACTCGAATATTTATTGGTacgttttcaaatttaattcttcTTAAACTCCTaattgttttagtttattttttttatctttaagtttatatttatttttctaatttgagttgtttttaactttatttcgtaagaggttttttttttttcttccaaatttAGTTTATTTCTGTGTACctaattatttaattgttttagttAATATCAACTTTCTGCAATTAAAAATTTAGGTTTCATTTGTTATCACAACTACACctctcaaaatcatttcatctaattattaaaatttgagCAGTGCTACTCTGCCATTTGACCGTTAGGCTaaattggcattttttttttggttcaatttttttattcatatttttttatcattttaaaatatttttaaaaaatataaaaaaatatcaatacactaataatcacttccttaattattaagtaaagaaaaaaaattgaaaaaaattaaaatacatgaggtgtcaaaatgatGAGGTAAATTGAGTGGacaaagtaacatttttcttaaaaaaatttcaaattctcacaaaaaataaaataaacaattcaacttttttaaatttcaaaacaaaaataatattaaaaaatatattctaacaatattttatttaacttttaactttaatatcaacttatctcatctcattttatctacaaATGAGATCACCTTAACGATATATGTGGCATGTGAATTggatattttctattttatgtaaataCAGACTCTACATTTTGATACGTATTATCGTGTAGTTTTTTCTAACATGTCAAGCAAGTGTCACGCCAacatttttcatcataaaaataaacaaatattaaataaaaaaaatcagtctGAAATGGGGTACGTATATACCACAGACAAAGATACATTTTTCCGAAAATTCTAATTTAGGGACCCCTTTGAAATAGGGCAAAACTCCCCATGGCCCATAGACCAATAGatgaaattttagtttatttgaattgtttttttttttttttcgtttttttttttttggttgactTGGCCATggaagataattttatttttatttttattttttggtaaccCATGGCACATAGGTTTGTACACCTAGCTAGGGATGTACTCGTTAAGTGATGTAAACCTTGAAGGGAAGAATTCTGGATGGTGGCTTGAAACAGCTACTACGTGGGCGGGCCCATAGATATAATATGATAATCTGTCATTATCATCGTTTCATCACTACCACTTAAGCAATGATGAAACGAAGCggtgaataataattaagcaaATGGCAACCATTCCTTTacaataatcaaattttggtttgCTGTAATATTTTAACGTTGGCGATCGATATAAACAACAGGCCTGCAACAGCGACATCCCCATTTACCCAATAAATTAAGCTACCGAAAATGGCATTTTCTCGTTTGTCCATATGGGGAAGTTGCAGATACCTGTTCCTGGACACCATTATAAGGGGAAAAGCACCTCAGTTGCTCAGAAGGTTCGATCACGTAGACAGTTggattggaggaggaggagatcaTATGGGAGCGCCAAACGACGTCCCGCGGGGCAGAAGCAGGAAGTCATCCTCAAGGGGACACCACAGATTTGTAGGAGTCCGACAGAGGCCATCCGGGAGATGGGTGGCTGAGATCAAGGACTCCCTGCAGAAGGTCAGGCTTTGGCTGGGAACATTCGACACTGCTGAGGACGCTGCTCGTGCTTACGATGCTGCTGCTCGGAACTTACGTGGTGCCAATGCTCGCACCAACTTCGAGTTACCGCAGTCCGGATCAAACACTTTAAGTGGCGCCGGTGCTAACGGTGTTTTCAACGAGAGTGCCGAGCCCTTCTCATTCGAACAAGGGAGCGGGACGGTCACGCCAGAAGCAGACGGGCTTGTTGGCGCCCTCAAGGCCAAACTGCTCGATGGCAAGGGACTGCGAATGCTCGCAgctcccgagagttgtttgggaGCCAAAGCCAGCAGCGGTATGGTGAAAAACTCATCACCTGACAACATTGGTACAAAGAGAGGGCAATCATCATCGCCAACTGCGGCCGTTGCTCCTCGTGGGGTTGGGATTCTGGACTCTATGCAAGTTTCTAATAGTTTTCCGGGTCCAAATAAGCTGGCTGACTCTCTCCTAGACCATAATGACCATGATCATGAGGCTGTAGCAGGGCATGTTGGGGTCCAGTGGCATCAATCCTGCCAAGCAGCGTTGCCAACAAGGATCACCCCATGGTCTTCTGAACCAGCATACGAAGTGCCATGGCCCGCACAGACGAACCATATCCAAGATCAGAATGGCTTGTttactgctgctgctgcttctaCATCGGCATGGCAGCTTTCTGGTGCAACTGGGGCAACGATTAACTTGGCATATCCAGATCAGGGCGCTTTGGAGCTGATGTCAACAAATAAGATTAATGGGAAAGCGCAGTTGTTTCAGATTGATGGAGCTGCAATGCCAGAAGATGTGTGGTCAGCCGAGCAACAGGTTGTGCACGGTGAGAACAACAGTTGGGGTGGCGCAAATGGCACTTGGGATCCTCTCTTTTATGTACCCTCTGTTCtaggatgatatatatatatgatatttactGCATATGATCACTTAATTTCCGCCATGAATATCATGCGTGGTTGtacacaaaaatttattttagatcaAATTTGAGAGGAGATACATATTGGCACGGCTAACAAAACATTGGTGAGGTATTGATCCCCCAAATTTGAAGTTCAGGAAATGCTACATTAATGCTGCATTTCTTAACATAACCGCCATCATGAGGATCGAGGAACACAAAAggataagaaatttttttctacTATATTTATACACATGAAAAACCCTATTCTCAAGTTAGCCAGTATGCAAAGCACACGTAGTAAAAGTGTTTATATATCATAATTTAATCTGAATACAAATCATATCTTACCACACATcagtttgagaataaaataataattttatatggtaTATTAGCTGAaccttcatttgttttttttttcccaaaatgaCGTAGATCTTATCTTTTGTTCagtttcatatattttaatgttaGCTATCCAGGTACGATGTCCTAGTaatcttcttttccttcaagTTGTCTTTAACTAACACATTCTTAATTGCACATAGCTTGGTTCAAACTAATTTGTATGCATGCTAGcttcaatttctttttgaaGTGTTTATGTCAACCCAACGTgggcaaagaaataaaatgccaTGATAACCATGAGTACTCATCGATCGGCTCCTTTTTACCGACATAGTTGCTATCAAGCACCTAATGAATATCTCGAAATTTGTTCTAATTAAAATGGCCTGGTCTTTTGTAATTTGTCCCAAAGCAGAGACTGTGTGGTGTCTACGAGAGTAATGATGTATTGATACAGTCAGCTTgctataaatcaaattaaattaatgagaaatgatagttataatCATGATTACGTAAGCgctgtgtaattattttgaaaaaaataaataaatatgagacttacataaaaaaggataattttttaatagtggaccctatatttttttaaagcgataTGTATACGACGCTTTCGCATTTCACGattatatgtagtattattAATAAGCCATATTATAAACGTTTAATTTAACGCGCATAAACTTGCATAAAGTCGAAtgaatttgatctatttgtagtgttattttaattttataatgagatatcttaaatatttaagaatataataggAACTTATATCTATATGCATGTGTAGTTTGAATCCTCAAGAGAGTACAATCATTGACATATATGTGTAAATAATTAGCAAtacaaagatatatatttacaaaaaccaAGATTTAACTTGTCAAAACttgtaagaaaaattataataaataatataaatgatctattttttcaaaattattaactTGGCATGCAATAAACCACTTGTAttcgaataaaaattaaataaataaaacttaattatCCACTACTCATTTAAGAAGTACTCGATTAAACTTGGGActatatagtaaaaaaaaaaaaaaaaggtactataagaaaactgcttaATTGTGACTAACTATTTCttacgaaaatgattattttttatcaaaatgagtctattttcatcataaataatcattatcgtcgtaaataattcgttataaatactctttttttttatagtgaattAATTGGCaagaaaattcttattttttattttttctaaaagcaAGTTTCAAAGAGAAGACATATAATTGGCACAGCTGACAAAAAACTTGGGAGTGGGCATTGAATACCCTTAGATTAATGTTGAATTTCTTAACATAACCGCCAttatactacaagaaaactgcttatttgtgaccagttaattccagcgaaatgactatttacagccaAAACGAgtctgttttggtcacaaatgaTCTTTTCACCGTAATTAAATGGCCACAAGAgcccgtttttcttgtagtgttaatTAGGAGGaacacaaaagaatccaaggaATTCTGTGAATTGGCTGAAGCTCATTCCACTAAAGTAGCTTGAGAGTAACGCCACCTTCATGGTTTTTACCAAGTGACATGGATCTTATCTTTTGTTcactttcatatattttttttgtttgctttcgGAGTCgctactatttttctttccctctttAACTAGCCCAATCAGCTTGCACATATTGacctagtttatttttgtagatgagataagatgagatgaaatgagatgagttaagataaaagttaaaaagtaaataaaatattattataatatatttttttaatataatttttgtttagagatttaaaaaagttaaattatttattttattttttgtgaaaatttgaaaaaattgtaaagattagatgagatgagataaaaaattttgttaaagtGAACGATAAATCtgtttttttaagtgtttatgTCAATCTAACGTGGGTAAAGAAATGAAATGCCATAACTGCCATCGGGTTGTTCTCACGGGCCTATATAGTTGCTATCGAGTATGTAAATCCACTTtaatatgaaaagagaaatgctagataTAGTATTGTTATGATGCGTAAATGTTGGGCACTCACTTTAAAAAAGGTGGAGGTCATtcaaaaaataactttctcaTATGAGTCTATATTTacccaacttttttttaaaaagaatccacGACACTTAATCAccttaaaactaaaaatatcatctttcaTCTTAAAATGGTCCCTTTGGCCTTTCATCTAGGAGTGTAATCAGTCctgtttggtttggttttatatattttttagaaccgAATCGGTATACaccagttttgaaaatttaacaaCTGATACCGGACCGATTTAATACCGAAATTGAAAGTTCTTGTTTTTCCGATTTCGGtcggtttttaaaattttatggattatttatgttagtaatagtatgatgtttgaaaaattctattcatcatccctacacatcatatttattttaatttttttttctcttactaaatgtgtgttatatgaatgatgagcagaagaatttaattagtttaagaagaataaaacaagaaaaaattataaaaacaaaaatatgtgtGGTATGCGGTATGcggggatgatgagtagcaaaactttatgatgtttacatatactaaactattagtctatttatattatagtataagatatacatcaaaagtaagtttatattaataacttaatattaatgtttatgtttaagattaaaattttatgttattaattttatattaaaagattaaaatttatatattatatcatatgttatattaattttatgttataagatgaCAAGTTTGGgggttgagatgagatgagatttttttatatttttgcgaATAGTATTAAGattaaataagttgagatttttttatggttttagaaAAAGTTTATGGGTCCCATTTAGATATGTGTGGATgtaaagtgagatgagatttttgaaatttATCATCTTGGGATAATAGTCGTGGGTCCCACCGTTTCATCCTCCTGAGGACTATGTCTTCATCGCCTTGCTCTTTCACCCTCATATGAGTTCCATTTTCACCCTAGCCCACTGACTCTTACGCTCATCCGAGATGGAAATGAACAATCTCTGGACTTTTGCGCTCAATAAATGGTCGAAGGCCTTGTTAAATTGGTCAGGAGGTAAGGGAGGTTGTACTTCTTCCAACAACTTCATACAATGCATCTGGAGATCAAACGCTCTGTCGGACTCCATGCTAGTGTCAAAACCTTTGCTGCGCTTCCTTGACCTGCTCGACTCCATAACCTCCTCAATAGCCTGCCGTCTTGCTTCGACACTACATTTAATTTCATCAAGGGTCTCGCTCATTTGCTGTTGAAGGGCAGGGTTTTGGAATGTCAGCCCTCCCCTTTGTCTTCTACGAGATTCGCTAGCATAGGAGGCAAAGAATGGTCTAGATGAATCAGGGAAACCCCCGATGGCGGGGGTTCCTGATCAAGCACTGGTTGGCCACGAGTTTGCATATCCTCCTCAAATAAGTGCTCATCGTCACTATCTGGGGTGGGATTCGTCGACGCCCGCCCCATTGTCTCAGTGAATACTGAACAACCAAAAGTTGCACAAAGTTATTCATACTTTGGACATCCATGGGTCTTGCAATGTTTCCATGATGAATGGACCTAACAGAAGAAATTGTTAATAATTACAATCACAAAACGTCTTCTGAAAGCCTAATTATAGATGTTTAGCAATAATTTAGATCCTACCCTTATAGCATTTGCCCAGTGTTCATCACTAGCAACTGGTGCCTTCCTCTCTGGGTCCCATTCCAAACCGGTTTGTTTCATAAGATTGGTAAATTCACGTTGTCTTCTCTTTAGCCGAACAATTTTCCCTTTCACTTGATTACAATTGAAATTTTTTGGGCCAATAGCAGACAGTCATTTAGCAAGCCTCACATTATCAGCAATTGTAATCCTCTCTCTTCTCAATCTATCCATGAGCGTGTCTTGATACAAGAGGTCAACTAGGACATTCTCAAACCCATCACTCCATAAATCCCGATGGTATCATTCTCCATAAGCTTTTAATATATGCTCAAACGAGAACGATGATTATTGAAACCAAATATAAAACTCTGAAATGGCTTGGACCACATTCAACATGCAGTTTTCCTTTATGGGCAGGTTTCCTTTAAGGTAGAATGAACTGACACCCGAAACACATTTTACATGGAAATAATGTAAACAATCTAGCTCATGCATGGGAAGATGTTGTGCGAACTATGGGTATATTCCTTAACTCTAAACACAGTGAATAGTCGAGCTCATGCATGGAAATAATGTAAACAGTCTAGCTTATGCATGAAATAATGTAAAAACGTTGAACATGATAATTTCAtttagatttacttttattttttatttttttgttttaaagttgaaCCCTGAAATTGATTTCGTAAAATAAAACGCACTAAATGTATTTAGCGATGTTAAAAATCTCTTAGCCAAAATTTATGCTATAAGTTATTGTGTATACAGTAGAAGACAAGATACCTGCTGAGAAGATGAACTCGAAGAACACCTCAAGTAGTAATGCTACAAGAAAGATTTGGCAATCAAGAACTGGCCCTTCAAACATTAAACAAAATAGGGGGCTTGCTGATACTCACTTGGTATGACCAAGTCTTTGGACTCGTGGTGGTCCAGTTATGAAGGCAACGATGGGCAGATTTGGATAACGGTCCGAGGGTTGATTCACTTCATACGGGTGTCTTCCTCTCTATCAACCACTACTCTTTTATACACCATTGTCCTCCATTCTATAAGAGAAAACTGAGAGGTTTTCACGAGAAATGTAATCCCATGCAACTAATGCTGCCCACGCGAGGTCTGTTTTTGAGCAACAGAGGTCAGCTCAATGTAAATTCACTGCACAGAACAGCCTTTGTTAGAGGTTCGAGATTCGGCTTGCTCAAGGTCAACAATAGCCTGCTTGATTGACATGAAAATGTTTAGAGATTTGCACGGCAGCATGGGGCAGAGGGAAAGTAGGGGCTGTGAAGTTGGTTACCTCAAATGATGCCGTGAGCTTAGTGGTGAATACTCTCGCCGGATTGTGAGAAACATAAGATCTACGTGGGTCAGGCCACTGGACACCAGAGGTCCGgggagttagctcttaatacctaatatcaacttaaataacacaactataaaatccagaaaactctacaaaatattaatttatttactcaacccaaaaatctatgttccgtcatagggacaataaagaagttttcaataacataaattaaaaactctctaaagactcgaaaatatccataattcatcaatcaaaataccgaaaataaatcaatttactaactatgactcccAAATatgcacttgtaccctcagtcacttattccactatgatCATAACACCTTACTAAATCttcttactcttgttctccagctgaaccatcaaaattatctgaaaagtatatggagataaggggtgagttatcaacaactcagtaagcagagagcatataccaatatgtaaacataagcatttacagaaatcagaatgcagaataaaacattttcctttttagaGGGCAgaagcagaacatgttatcaaaatatcagagcaaagattcagaaataatttcattcaaaaataccctttggcatagcataaataatcatcatcatcatcagaacatcatatcagaacagaagccatgtataacccccgtggtagggttgtgcatctgcggatagccaagcagaacataaatcactctgtcaccaaggtgagCACTCTAAACAGAGACAACTACTATAACTCGTGGCAGGgtcatatccactattataacctgtggttgggccgtatccactattattacatGTGGTtgagccgtatccactattgtaacccgtggttgggccgtatccactattattacccgtggctgggccatatccactattataactagTGGCAGagccgtaactgaacagagctaaaacagaataaattcaaaatcaaagagtcataccaaaggttttcagaaatcacatcttatccaaacagagtactgaacaaaattatatcatcttcgtaatcaaagcagatccaaagcatatttacataattatgcacaaattttcatattcactctttttacATAGGTCAGAactagaatatcaaaaataagctcatgtctacaccagtcatgacaaaagtgttttctctttcatcagagttcaatgtgtaatgaagaataaataattgaggttattttcacatttcttttcaaaacatatgatGCACATTTTCGTAAATCAGcctcagttcatttttattttatgcaaagtctagcataggaacctcgcttacctgaacttcttagcttatcagaatttctccacagcagcattgaacaaaaatcaatcgtcacctatagaAAGTTCATGCAACTTGAATAAATCTTCAATTGAATAGTTACTTCGTAATTATACCTGAAATGActattttaatacctcaaaaaaacctaaaatttctcttaactctaaaatatcatcactttctaaattaaTCAATGTTCACTTAATAACTctgactaaaacattaaaaccTAACTTATTGACTAGTGTAATCAAActacaaaatttaatactagatcatacaccaaaatattttaaattaaacaacaacttttatttaataaactagatcatatctaaaatgtttaaaaataaaattacatcattctcatttactcttgaaaaaaaatctttgcttaataacaatttaaattgcttaaaagatttatgtaaacataattaaaatagagTCCACTAAtacatatttaaaagtttaaaatacaCTACTACAACTTGTACTCAAAggataaaaatgtaatttcatctcaattaataAGTGCTTGACCAACTATACGGTAAGCTTTGTtattagaaatagaaaacatGCTCATAGTACGTGAAGTAAGGTTTACGCGGCAGAGGCTCACTGTGAGGGGAGGGAACGTGCAACAGCGCAGGGAGCTGGCTG
It contains:
- the LOC121234120 gene encoding uncharacterized protein LOC121234120 → MAFSRLSIWGSCRYLFLDTIIRGKAPQLLRRFDHVDSWIGGGGDHMGAPNDVPRGRSRKSSSRGHHRFVGVRQRPSGRWVAEIKDSLQKVRLWLGTFDTAEDAARAYDAAARNLRGANARTNFELPQSGSNTLSGAGANGVFNESAEPFSFEQGSGTVTPEADGLVGALKAKLLDGKGLRMLAAPESCLGAKASSGMVKNSSPDNIGTKRGQSSSPTAAVAPRGVGILDSMQVSNSFPGPNKLADSLLDHNDHDHEAVAGHVGVQWHQSCQAALPTRITPWSSEPAYEVPWPAQTNHIQDQNGLFTAAAASTSAWQLSGATGATINLAYPDQGALELMSTNKINGKAQLFQIDGAAMPEDVWSAEQQVVHGENNSWGGANGTWDPLFYVPSVLG